From Bacilli bacterium PM5-9, one genomic window encodes:
- a CDS encoding histidine ammonia-lyase (product_source=KO:K01745; cath_funfam=1.10.275.10,1.20.200.10; cog=COG2986; ko=KO:K01745; pfam=PF00221; superfamily=48557; tigrfam=TIGR01225) produces MNKVIIDGKSLTLEDFIQVARHGAKVELSDEAIKAMQKSRDLVEHYVENEVVRYGITTGFGSLSEVTINKKDTSKLQENLIITHAVSVGEPFDIEVVRGIMLLRANSIAKGNSGVRVSTVQLILDMLNAGVTPVVPEQGSLGASGDLAPLSHCVLPMLGYGEVYYNGKKYNGKLGMKKAGLETITLSSKEGLGLNNGTQAMTSVGAFATYDALKTVKLADITAMLSFEALTGIRTAYDPRVHEIRGHVGQKTSAKNFLKLIEGSSSATEQGDLRVQDAYALRCLPQIHGASKDAINYVKGIVEIELNAVTDNPLIFPDTEDVISGGNFHGQPMALPFDFLKIALSELANISERRIERLVNSKLSNGLPSMLVKKAGLNSGFMIVQYSAASVVSENKVIAHPASVDSIPSCENQEDHVSMGTTAARQARQILRNVQYVLGMELFASCQGIDLRKVEKLGKGTQVAYDQVRSVVSYMKNDRVLKPDMVKIDELVTSHKIVEEVEKVVPLDTI; encoded by the coding sequence ATGAACAAAGTAATTATTGATGGGAAAAGTCTTACATTAGAGGACTTTATCCAAGTAGCACGACATGGTGCTAAAGTTGAGTTAAGCGATGAAGCTATCAAAGCAATGCAAAAAAGTCGTGACTTAGTTGAGCATTATGTTGAAAATGAAGTTGTACGTTATGGAATTACAACAGGATTTGGATCTTTAAGTGAAGTAACAATCAACAAAAAAGATACAAGTAAGTTACAAGAAAACTTAATTATCACGCATGCAGTATCAGTTGGGGAACCATTTGATATTGAAGTAGTAAGAGGAATTATGTTATTACGTGCTAATTCAATTGCTAAAGGTAATTCAGGAGTAAGAGTTAGTACAGTACAATTAATCTTAGATATGTTAAATGCGGGTGTAACACCAGTTGTGCCTGAACAAGGAAGCTTAGGAGCTAGTGGTGATTTAGCACCATTATCACACTGTGTTTTACCAATGTTAGGTTATGGTGAAGTATACTATAATGGAAAAAAATATAATGGTAAATTAGGAATGAAAAAAGCTGGTTTAGAAACAATCACTTTATCTTCAAAAGAAGGTTTAGGACTAAACAATGGTACTCAAGCAATGACTTCAGTTGGTGCTTTTGCTACTTACGATGCTTTAAAAACAGTTAAATTAGCAGATATTACTGCAATGCTTTCATTTGAAGCTTTAACAGGAATTAGAACTGCATACGATCCAAGAGTTCATGAAATTCGTGGTCATGTAGGACAAAAAACATCAGCTAAAAACTTCTTAAAATTAATTGAAGGAAGTTCATCAGCAACTGAACAAGGAGATTTAAGAGTTCAAGATGCTTATGCATTAAGATGTTTACCTCAAATTCATGGTGCTTCAAAAGATGCTATTAATTATGTAAAAGGAATTGTTGAAATTGAATTAAATGCGGTTACTGATAACCCATTAATTTTCCCTGATACTGAAGATGTAATTAGTGGTGGTAACTTCCATGGTCAACCAATGGCTTTACCATTTGACTTCTTAAAAATCGCTTTATCAGAATTAGCAAACATTTCTGAAAGAAGAATTGAAAGATTAGTAAACTCTAAATTATCAAATGGTTTACCATCAATGTTAGTTAAAAAAGCTGGATTAAATAGTGGATTTATGATTGTTCAATATTCTGCTGCATCAGTTGTAAGTGAAAATAAAGTAATTGCTCATCCTGCAAGTGTTGATTCAATTCCATCTTGTGAAAACCAAGAAGATCATGTATCTATGGGAACAACAGCTGCTAGACAAGCAAGACAAATTTTAAGAAACGTTCAATATGTATTAGGTATGGAATTATTCGCTTCATGTCAAGGAATCGATCTTAGAAAAGTAGAAAAATTAGGTAAAGGTACACAAGTTGCTTACGATCAAGTAAGAAGCGTTGTATCATATATGAAAAACGATAGAGTTTTAAAACCAGATATGGTTAAAATTGATGAGTTAGTAACATCTCACAAAATTGTCGAAGAAGTTGAAAAAGTTGTACCATTAGATACAATTTAA
- a CDS encoding urocanate hydratase (product_source=KO:K01712; cath_funfam=3.40.1770.10; cog=COG2987; ko=KO:K01712; pfam=PF01175,PF17391,PF17392; superfamily=111326; tigrfam=TIGR01228), protein MQINNQDIQKGMEIKIDHIPAKTPEFVKGIRRAPKRELTLSDSDIELALMNALRYIPEEYHAELAPEFYEELMTHGRIYGYRFRPEGNISPKPIDEYEATTIEGQAFQVMIDNNLSFEIALYPYELVTYGETGQVFQNWMQYVLVNKYLKVMTDEQTLVLQSGHPVGLFHSHKTAPRVMITNGLTVGLFDNLDDFKRLTALGVANYGQMTAGGWMYIGPQGIVHGTYSTLLNASRKIKDGAKDMEGLIFVTSGLGGMSGAQGKAGKIANGVALVAEVDESRINTRYEQGWVDKVTRTPKEAFEVACKAKDNKEPIAIAFLGNVVDLLEYAYENDIHIDLLSDQTSCQEAYDGGYCPAGISFEERTKLLATDHAKFKKLVDESLHRHFEVIKKLSSKGTYFFDYGNSFMKAIYDSGVMEISKNGVNDLDGFIWPSYVEDILGPMLFDYGYGPFRWVCLSGKEEDLDKTDAAACSVIDPDRRFQDYDNWKWINDAKKNALVVGTKARILYQDAWGRTNIALKFNEMVRNGEVGPIMLGRDHHDVSGTDSPFRETSNIYDGSNVMAEMATHCYAGNAARGMSLIALHNGGGVGIGKSVNGGFGMVLDGSERVDNILYESMLWDVMGGVARRNWARNSASIETCIEYNEQMKGKDHITLPYLTTRDFVKDIIRKNK, encoded by the coding sequence ATGCAAATTAATAATCAAGACATTCAAAAGGGAATGGAGATTAAAATTGATCATATTCCTGCTAAAACACCAGAATTCGTAAAAGGAATAAGAAGAGCACCTAAACGTGAATTAACGTTAAGCGATTCAGATATTGAATTAGCACTTATGAATGCTCTAAGATATATTCCAGAAGAATACCATGCTGAATTAGCTCCTGAATTTTATGAGGAGCTAATGACTCATGGGCGAATTTATGGATATCGTTTTAGACCAGAAGGAAATATTTCACCAAAACCTATTGATGAGTATGAAGCAACAACAATTGAAGGACAAGCATTCCAAGTAATGATTGATAACAACTTATCATTTGAAATTGCTTTATATCCATATGAATTAGTAACATATGGTGAAACAGGACAAGTATTCCAAAACTGGATGCAATATGTTCTAGTTAACAAATATTTAAAAGTTATGACTGATGAGCAAACATTAGTTCTTCAATCAGGACATCCAGTAGGATTGTTCCATTCACATAAAACAGCTCCAAGAGTAATGATTACTAATGGATTAACAGTTGGTTTATTTGATAACTTAGATGATTTCAAACGTTTAACTGCACTAGGTGTAGCTAACTATGGACAAATGACTGCTGGTGGTTGGATGTATATTGGACCACAAGGTATCGTTCATGGAACTTATTCAACATTATTAAATGCATCTCGTAAAATTAAAGATGGTGCAAAAGATATGGAAGGATTAATCTTCGTTACATCAGGACTTGGTGGAATGTCTGGAGCTCAAGGTAAAGCTGGTAAGATTGCTAATGGTGTAGCTTTAGTTGCAGAGGTTGATGAATCAAGAATTAATACTCGTTATGAACAAGGATGGGTTGATAAAGTAACAAGAACACCTAAAGAAGCATTCGAAGTAGCATGTAAAGCTAAAGATAATAAAGAACCGATTGCTATTGCGTTTTTAGGTAATGTTGTTGATTTATTAGAATATGCTTATGAAAATGATATTCATATTGATTTATTATCAGATCAAACATCATGTCAGGAAGCTTATGATGGTGGATATTGCCCAGCAGGAATTTCTTTTGAAGAAAGAACAAAACTTTTAGCAACTGATCATGCTAAATTCAAAAAACTTGTTGATGAAAGCTTACATCGTCACTTTGAAGTTATCAAAAAATTAAGTTCAAAAGGAACATATTTCTTTGACTATGGTAACTCATTCATGAAAGCTATTTATGATTCAGGTGTAATGGAAATTTCAAAAAATGGTGTTAATGATTTAGATGGATTCATTTGGCCATCTTATGTTGAAGATATTTTAGGACCAATGTTATTTGACTATGGATATGGACCATTCAGATGGGTATGTCTATCAGGAAAAGAAGAAGATTTAGACAAAACAGATGCTGCAGCATGTAGTGTTATTGATCCAGATCGTCGTTTCCAAGATTATGATAACTGGAAATGGATTAATGATGCTAAGAAAAATGCATTAGTTGTTGGTACAAAAGCTCGTATTCTTTACCAAGATGCTTGGGGACGTACAAACATTGCTCTTAAATTTAATGAAATGGTACGTAATGGAGAAGTAGGACCAATTATGTTAGGTCGTGATCACCATGATGTATCTGGTACAGATTCACCATTTAGAGAAACATCAAATATTTATGATGGTTCAAATGTAATGGCAGAAATGGCTACTCACTGTTATGCAGGTAATGCAGCACGTGGTATGTCACTAATCGCTCTTCACAATGGTGGTGGAGTTGGTATTGGTAAATCTGTAAACGGTGGATTTGGTATGGTATTAGATGGAAGTGAAAGAGTAGACAATATTCTTTATGAATCAATGTTATGGGATGTTATGGGTGGAGTTGCTCGTCGTAACTGGGCTCGTAATAGCGCATCAATTGAAACTTGTATCGAATACAATGAACAAATGAAAGGTAAAGACCATATTACTTTACCATACTTAACAACAAGAGATTTTGTTAAGGATATTATTAGGAAAAACAAATAA